The following are from one region of the Rhodopirellula sp. P2 genome:
- a CDS encoding ligase-associated DNA damage response DEXH box helicase, translating into MPATPSQTIDRYFMSIGWKPFAFQRTVWRSYRDGFSGMLHSATGTGKTLGVWMGPILKWLQENPDRTKWNPKRSPPARVLWITPLRALAGDTEKSLRAPLDALGLPWTLESRTGDSKQSAKQRQLKKLPTALITTPESLSLMLTHEKLLAQLTQLECVIVDEWHELLGTKRGIQTELALSRLRSLNPDLRIWGVSATLGNLTQACEALMGDTPTDRVKVVEGHKKKKIKLESIIPAKMDRFPWSGHIGTKMVPQVVQLLETVNSALVFTNTRSQTEIWYQQLLKQKPEWAGQIAIHHGSLDMSVRRWVEDGLRAGRLRAVVCTSSLDLGVDFTAVDLVIQIGSPKGAARLLQRAGRSGHQPDATSRLVFVPTNAIELIELAAAQDAIGRGRLEARPMLNKPLDVLAQHVVTIAIGGGFTKDALLREVRTAHAYRSLTDLEWQWVLDFVVRGGESLEAYPDYHRVEVADDRFQVTQRRTITNHRMNIGTIVADASMQVKFLKGKTLGTAEESFLSKLQPGNKFLFAGRLVELVRVKDNAAYVRRATGKPDTVPRWMGARMPLSSELSDGLRRRIEQASEGTFVGREMKSLKPLLELQAQWSTLPRRDEVLMEKVKTRGGHHVFLYPFEGRLVHEGLAALFAYRMSRLRKQTFSIGCNDHGIVLQSPTPIQVEQAVTAGVFATGDLVAEILQSMNSTEMAKRQFRQIARVAGLIHPGLPGRRKSAGHLQASSNLFFDVFCQYDPSNMLLEQSRREVLEQQLESSRMRLALLRMQASRIVVNEPKRVTPLSFGLWVDKLRERVSSETLADRIRRMQEDLEHAAGKP; encoded by the coding sequence ATGCCCGCAACGCCCTCTCAGACCATCGACCGCTATTTTATGTCGATTGGGTGGAAGCCGTTTGCGTTTCAACGGACGGTTTGGCGGAGCTATCGCGATGGCTTCAGCGGGATGTTGCACTCTGCGACCGGGACCGGAAAGACACTGGGTGTCTGGATGGGACCGATTCTGAAATGGCTGCAGGAGAACCCCGACAGGACGAAATGGAATCCCAAACGAAGTCCACCGGCCCGCGTCCTCTGGATCACACCGCTGCGTGCGTTGGCCGGCGACACAGAGAAATCGCTCCGGGCACCGCTCGACGCGCTTGGTCTGCCGTGGACGCTTGAGTCCAGAACGGGCGACAGCAAACAGAGTGCGAAGCAGCGGCAACTGAAGAAACTTCCGACGGCACTCATCACCACGCCGGAAAGTCTCTCGTTGATGTTGACGCATGAGAAGCTGCTGGCGCAGTTGACGCAATTGGAATGTGTGATCGTTGACGAATGGCACGAACTCCTTGGGACGAAGCGTGGCATTCAAACGGAGTTGGCGCTGTCGCGGCTTCGCTCACTCAATCCCGATCTGCGGATCTGGGGTGTGTCGGCCACGCTGGGCAATTTGACACAGGCCTGTGAGGCTTTAATGGGGGACACCCCGACCGACCGAGTCAAAGTGGTGGAAGGACATAAAAAGAAGAAGATCAAACTGGAGTCCATCATTCCGGCAAAGATGGATCGTTTTCCCTGGTCGGGACATATCGGCACCAAGATGGTGCCTCAGGTCGTGCAATTGTTGGAAACAGTCAACAGTGCATTGGTTTTCACGAACACTCGATCACAAACCGAGATCTGGTATCAACAACTGTTGAAGCAGAAACCGGAATGGGCTGGTCAGATCGCGATCCATCACGGATCGCTGGACATGTCCGTGCGGCGGTGGGTGGAGGATGGGCTGCGTGCAGGGCGACTGCGAGCAGTTGTTTGCACCAGCAGTTTGGATCTGGGAGTGGACTTCACCGCCGTTGATTTAGTGATCCAAATCGGTAGTCCCAAAGGTGCCGCGCGATTGCTTCAACGCGCCGGCCGAAGCGGGCATCAACCGGACGCCACCAGCCGGTTGGTGTTTGTTCCCACCAACGCGATTGAACTGATCGAGTTGGCTGCTGCACAGGATGCCATTGGCAGGGGGCGTTTGGAGGCTCGGCCGATGTTGAACAAGCCGCTCGATGTGCTCGCTCAACACGTCGTGACGATCGCGATTGGCGGCGGATTCACCAAGGATGCTCTGTTGAGAGAAGTGCGCACGGCGCATGCCTATCGATCACTGACCGATCTCGAGTGGCAATGGGTCTTGGACTTTGTCGTTCGCGGGGGCGAATCACTGGAAGCGTACCCTGACTACCACCGCGTCGAGGTGGCGGACGATCGATTCCAGGTGACACAGCGTCGGACGATCACCAACCATCGCATGAACATTGGCACGATCGTCGCTGATGCATCAATGCAGGTGAAATTCCTAAAGGGGAAGACACTCGGAACCGCGGAGGAGAGCTTCCTGTCAAAGCTTCAGCCCGGCAACAAGTTTTTGTTTGCTGGTCGGTTGGTGGAGCTGGTTCGTGTCAAGGACAACGCGGCCTACGTCCGTCGGGCAACCGGGAAACCAGACACGGTGCCACGATGGATGGGGGCCCGAATGCCGCTTTCAAGCGAATTGAGTGACGGTTTGCGACGACGGATTGAACAAGCTTCCGAGGGGACGTTCGTCGGTCGAGAGATGAAGTCGCTGAAACCATTGTTGGAATTGCAAGCTCAGTGGAGCACTCTGCCACGCAGGGATGAGGTGTTGATGGAGAAGGTGAAGACTCGCGGCGGTCACCACGTGTTCTTGTATCCGTTTGAGGGGCGCCTCGTTCATGAAGGTCTGGCAGCCCTGTTTGCGTATCGCATGTCGAGGCTGCGGAAGCAAACGTTTTCCATCGGCTGCAACGACCACGGCATCGTGTTGCAGTCCCCCACGCCGATCCAGGTCGAGCAGGCCGTGACCGCCGGGGTGTTCGCGACCGGAGATTTAGTCGCAGAAATTTTGCAAAGCATGAATTCGACGGAGATGGCGAAGCGACAGTTTCGTCAGATTGCACGCGTCGCCGGTCTGATTCACCCCGGCCTGCCCGGTCGGCGAAAAAGTGCCGGTCATCTGCAAGCCAGCAGCAATCTCTTCTTCGATGTCTTCTGCCAGTACGATCCGAGCAACATGCTCTTGGAACAAAGCCGCCGGGAAGTGTTGGAGCAGCAATTGGAATCGTCGCGAATGCGTCTGGCGTTGCTGCGAATGCAAGCCAG
- a CDS encoding transposase encodes MQDPFAFFITWPTYGTWLPGNDRGWVEYHHGWQLPNRNLESMCTTQMKEKQCLLDPGERKIVIAQVSETCQFRDWTLHAIDCRSNHAHIVVSGAKTAPKKIRKDIKAWCTRRLKERSNQNRSNWWAERGSIRYIWNEDSLARVVLYVTEAQDRKGLER; translated from the coding sequence ATGCAAGATCCGTTCGCATTCTTCATCACTTGGCCAACGTATGGGACCTGGCTTCCTGGCAACGATCGCGGATGGGTCGAGTATCACCATGGGTGGCAATTGCCCAATCGAAATCTCGAGTCAATGTGCACGACACAAATGAAGGAGAAGCAGTGCCTGCTCGATCCAGGCGAGCGAAAAATTGTCATCGCTCAAGTATCAGAAACTTGCCAATTTCGAGACTGGACGTTGCACGCGATTGATTGCCGATCCAATCATGCACACATCGTGGTCAGCGGTGCCAAGACGGCCCCCAAGAAGATTCGCAAGGATATCAAAGCATGGTGTACACGAAGGTTGAAAGAAAGGTCGAATCAAAATCGCTCCAATTGGTGGGCGGAGAGAGGAAGTATTCGATACATCTGGAACGAAGACTCGCTCGCGAGAGTCGTGTTGTACGTCACTGAAGCTCAAGATCGAAAGGGACTGGAACGATAG
- a CDS encoding ligase-associated DNA damage response exonuclease has product MILESTPTGLYCARGGFYIDPNRPVERAVVSHAHTDHARWGCRRYLAAKPSEHLLRMRMNDDAEFEFLNYGESVSIAGIDISFHPAGHILGSAQVRLEYRGRVEVVTGDYKLGDDPTCESWQPIRCHLMVTESTFGLPVYRWQPDEVTTSAINQWWRESRDDGKCCVLYGYAVGKSQRLLAELDTTIGPIYTHGAVEKGTQAYRDSGVAMPETTYVGSIEGKHDWKGGMVVAVPSSHGTPWMRKFGRVSTAMASGWMAVRGARRRRSVDRGFIVSDHVDWPSLMQAVEACDPETVWVTHGYSAVVARYLTEQGRQAEVLESSSRGESDEDAEAAEHLAESETGS; this is encoded by the coding sequence ATGATTCTGGAATCAACGCCCACCGGTTTGTATTGCGCACGCGGTGGCTTTTACATTGACCCCAACCGCCCAGTTGAACGGGCCGTTGTCAGTCACGCGCACACGGACCACGCCCGTTGGGGCTGCCGCCGGTACTTGGCGGCCAAACCCAGCGAGCACCTGCTGCGAATGCGGATGAACGATGATGCCGAGTTCGAGTTTTTGAACTATGGCGAATCCGTTTCGATTGCCGGAATCGACATCAGCTTCCATCCTGCCGGCCACATCCTGGGTTCCGCCCAAGTTCGACTGGAATATCGAGGCCGCGTCGAAGTGGTCACCGGTGATTACAAACTCGGCGACGATCCAACCTGCGAAAGCTGGCAGCCGATCCGGTGTCACCTGATGGTCACCGAGTCGACGTTTGGATTGCCAGTTTATCGCTGGCAACCGGACGAGGTGACAACGTCCGCGATCAATCAGTGGTGGCGAGAGAGCCGCGATGATGGCAAGTGTTGCGTGTTGTATGGATACGCGGTTGGAAAGAGCCAGAGGTTGCTGGCGGAATTGGACACAACCATTGGGCCGATCTACACCCATGGGGCAGTTGAAAAAGGGACTCAAGCGTACCGGGATTCAGGAGTCGCGATGCCCGAAACGACTTACGTTGGCTCGATCGAGGGCAAACATGATTGGAAGGGCGGGATGGTGGTGGCGGTACCCAGTTCGCATGGGACGCCGTGGATGCGAAAGTTCGGACGTGTCAGCACGGCGATGGCCAGTGGTTGGATGGCGGTTCGCGGGGCGCGGCGACGTCGCAGCGTGGATCGTGGTTTTATCGTCAGCGATCATGTCGATTGGCCTTCGCTGATGCAGGCCGTCGAGGCGTGCGATCCCGAAACGGTTTGGGTCACGCACGGGTACAGTGCGGTCGTGGCACGCTACCTCACCGAGCAAGGTCGTCAGGCGGAGGTCTTGGAATCATCCTCTCGTGGCGAAAGCGACGAAGATGCCGAGGCGGCGGAGCATCTTGCCGAATCGGAGACCGGTTCATGA
- a CDS encoding UdgX family uracil-DNA binding protein (This protein belongs to the uracil DNA glycosylase superfamily, members of which act in excision repair of DNA. However, it belongs more specifically to UdgX branch, whose founding member was found to bind uracil in DNA (where it does not belong), without cleaving it, appears to promote DNA repair by a pathway involving RecA, rather than base excision.), giving the protein MIQTNCVESFPQWRTEARRLLRLGVRPADVRWQADPDQPSLFEDSSKGSEASQPIDESTGKPNGVASSETTVPRSFLDLAEKVACHRDAGRWELLYRTLWRILSEQRELLKITTDDDVYQLTQMQKAVTRDVHKMKAFVRFRKVADDPETFVAWHRPDHRIVRLAAPFFARRFKGMHWSIFTPDESASWDQSELQFGRGVPASQVDSEDSLEELWKTYYASIFNPARVKVATMKREMPVRHWATLPEAELIPELLEQAPTRVEKMIETHEGFGQTAMHFMPSEIDLPKLALAARQCSACDLCHAATQVVFGEGNPDSRIVLIGEQPGDQEDLQGKPFVGPAGQLLNECLSQAGIDRDDVYVTNTVKHFKFTERGKRRLHQKPNSREIYACRPWLEAELAVIAPKTIVCLGATPSQALLGRDFRITKSRGMRMQTEWCDRTFATWHPAAVLRMPDESRRFQMQEQLVGDLRIAASQA; this is encoded by the coding sequence ATGATTCAGACAAATTGCGTTGAGAGTTTTCCACAGTGGCGAACCGAGGCCAGACGGCTGCTCAGGTTGGGCGTGCGTCCTGCCGATGTCCGTTGGCAAGCGGATCCAGACCAACCGAGTCTGTTTGAGGACTCATCGAAGGGCTCGGAAGCCAGCCAGCCGATTGATGAGTCCACTGGCAAGCCGAACGGCGTGGCGAGTTCAGAGACGACCGTTCCGCGTTCCTTTCTCGATCTCGCCGAAAAGGTCGCCTGCCATCGCGACGCCGGTCGCTGGGAACTGCTCTACCGAACCTTGTGGCGGATCCTCAGCGAGCAGCGTGAATTGCTGAAGATCACAACCGACGACGATGTCTACCAACTGACACAGATGCAGAAGGCGGTCACGCGGGACGTTCACAAGATGAAAGCGTTTGTGCGGTTTCGAAAGGTCGCTGATGACCCCGAGACCTTTGTGGCTTGGCATCGTCCGGACCACCGGATCGTGCGTCTGGCGGCTCCGTTCTTCGCGAGACGTTTCAAAGGGATGCACTGGTCCATTTTTACACCGGATGAATCAGCGTCCTGGGACCAAAGCGAATTGCAATTTGGACGCGGGGTACCCGCCAGCCAAGTGGACAGTGAAGATTCGCTGGAAGAGCTTTGGAAGACTTACTACGCGTCCATCTTCAATCCGGCTCGGGTGAAGGTTGCGACGATGAAACGTGAGATGCCAGTGCGTCATTGGGCGACATTGCCTGAAGCGGAGTTGATACCGGAGCTTCTTGAGCAAGCACCGACTCGTGTCGAGAAGATGATTGAAACGCACGAAGGATTTGGCCAGACGGCGATGCACTTCATGCCGTCAGAGATCGATCTTCCCAAGCTTGCTCTGGCGGCGCGGCAATGTTCGGCCTGCGATCTGTGCCATGCTGCAACGCAAGTCGTCTTTGGCGAAGGCAATCCAGATTCCAGGATAGTCCTGATCGGTGAGCAGCCCGGCGACCAGGAAGACCTTCAAGGCAAACCGTTCGTCGGTCCCGCTGGGCAACTCCTCAACGAGTGCTTGTCGCAGGCTGGGATCGATCGCGACGACGTCTATGTCACCAACACCGTCAAGCATTTCAAGTTCACCGAGCGAGGGAAAAGGAGATTGCATCAGAAGCCAAACTCACGTGAGATTTACGCTTGTCGGCCTTGGTTGGAAGCGGAGTTGGCAGTGATCGCGCCGAAGACAATCGTGTGCCTGGGAGCGACCCCGTCGCAAGCTTTGTTGGGACGCGATTTCCGCATCACGAAATCGCGTGGGATGCGGATGCAAACCGAGTGGTGCGACCGGACGTTTGCGACTTGGCACCCCGCTGCCGTTCTGAGGATGCCGGATGAATCACGGCGATTCCAGATGCAAGAACAACTTGTCGGTGACCTGAGAATCGCGGCGAGCCAAGCATGA
- a CDS encoding ATP-dependent DNA ligase, translated as MIRFAQLYNTLDSTTKTNEKIAAMSAYFGEVDGLDAAWAIHFLSGSKLRQLVPTKRLRVWAAEQAGIPTWLFEESYHAVGDLAETLALVVPVGEEQEWTGANLALPPRESSECEGNESALSSPMLDKSEFFETGCKTSAGDDSLAGWVTQRLLPLRNMEEDDQRAAIFTIWEQTPVHVRFVVMKLITGAFRVGVSKRLVTRAIADRYQIPADVIAHRLMGNWKPSVEFFQQLIDSDTQDTRLSQPYPFCLAHALDNELGPEPLGDVSNYVAEWKWDGIRGQVIRRAGETFVWSRGEDLMENRWPEIDEAAACLPNGTVLDGEILAAKSDGEVLPFSALQRRIGRKTVGKKLLSEVPVVFHAFDLLEDGGSDIRSLPFSERRQRLESLLRSIEHPHLRATKLIEGSSWDTWRKIRESSRQQNAEGLMLKHKQAVYDTGRVRGTWWKWKVQPYTIDAVLIYAQKGHGRRASLYTDYTFALWDEEKLVPFAKAYSGLTDAEIRKVDRFVRRHTKESFGPVRSVSPELVMELAFEGLQRSPRHKSGVATRFPRILRWRHDKQAADANQLSELLELLP; from the coding sequence ATGATTCGGTTCGCACAGCTCTACAACACGTTGGATTCGACAACGAAAACGAACGAGAAGATTGCAGCCATGTCGGCCTACTTCGGCGAAGTGGACGGGTTGGACGCAGCCTGGGCGATTCACTTTCTTTCAGGCAGCAAACTTCGTCAGCTTGTGCCAACTAAACGGTTGCGAGTTTGGGCTGCGGAACAAGCTGGGATTCCTACTTGGTTGTTCGAGGAGTCGTATCACGCAGTCGGCGACCTCGCGGAGACCTTGGCGTTGGTGGTTCCGGTGGGCGAAGAGCAGGAATGGACGGGAGCCAACCTCGCGCTGCCTCCGAGGGAGTCCAGTGAATGCGAAGGCAACGAGTCCGCGTTGAGTTCCCCAATGTTGGATAAGTCCGAATTCTTCGAAACCGGATGCAAGACCTCGGCCGGAGATGACAGCCTTGCGGGCTGGGTCACCCAGCGTCTGTTGCCGCTTCGCAACATGGAAGAGGACGATCAGCGGGCAGCGATTTTCACGATCTGGGAACAAACGCCCGTTCACGTTCGCTTTGTGGTGATGAAGCTGATCACGGGAGCGTTTCGTGTTGGGGTCAGCAAACGCTTGGTGACACGCGCGATCGCGGACCGATATCAGATTCCCGCTGATGTGATTGCACACCGTCTGATGGGAAATTGGAAACCATCGGTTGAGTTCTTCCAGCAACTGATTGACTCCGACACCCAGGACACGAGACTCAGCCAGCCATACCCGTTTTGTTTGGCTCACGCACTCGACAATGAGCTCGGACCAGAACCACTGGGCGACGTTTCGAATTACGTGGCGGAATGGAAATGGGATGGCATTCGCGGCCAGGTGATCCGGCGAGCGGGCGAAACCTTTGTTTGGTCACGCGGGGAAGATCTGATGGAAAATCGTTGGCCGGAGATTGACGAAGCCGCCGCCTGCTTGCCGAACGGGACCGTGCTGGACGGGGAAATCCTGGCGGCAAAATCGGATGGGGAAGTGCTTCCATTTTCCGCGTTGCAACGACGGATTGGTCGAAAGACTGTTGGCAAGAAGCTTTTGTCGGAAGTTCCGGTTGTCTTCCATGCCTTTGATCTGCTGGAAGACGGTGGCAGCGATATACGATCGCTCCCGTTCAGCGAACGTCGTCAGCGACTCGAGTCACTGTTGCGATCGATCGAGCACCCGCACCTCCGTGCGACGAAGTTGATCGAGGGATCCTCGTGGGACACCTGGCGGAAGATCCGCGAATCAAGTCGCCAACAGAACGCCGAAGGTTTGATGCTGAAGCACAAGCAAGCCGTCTACGACACCGGGCGTGTTCGAGGAACGTGGTGGAAATGGAAGGTCCAGCCATACACGATCGACGCTGTTTTGATCTATGCACAAAAGGGACACGGCAGGCGGGCGAGTCTGTACACGGATTACACGTTTGCACTGTGGGACGAAGAGAAACTGGTTCCCTTTGCAAAAGCCTACAGCGGACTGACGGATGCCGAGATTCGGAAAGTCGATCGGTTTGTTCGTCGCCATACCAAGGAATCATTTGGACCGGTGCGCAGCGTGTCGCCTGAGCTGGTGATGGAGCTTGCGTTTGAGGGATTGCAGCGCAGTCCGCGACACAAGAGCGGCGTTGCAACGCGGTTTCCAAGGATTCTGCGTTGGCGTCACGACAAACAGGCGGCCGACGCGAACCAGCTCAGCGAGCTACTCGAATTGCTGCCCTGA